From Ammoniphilus oxalaticus:
ACAATTTTCAAAACACCGTATTAATCTAATAGAAGAAGCTGTTTCCCAGCGAAAGCAAGCCATTGTCTTACATACGGGAAGAGGAGATATTAAAGATCGCGACGGCGTATCGCTGACGGGAAGTGAAGTGGTCGGAGTCGCTGTCTTTCCGTTAGTTCGTGGTTATTTGGAGGAACAAAAAGTTTCGGAATTGGCAAAAATGCTTTCGATGGATCCAAATACTTTATTGAAATTTATGGAGAAGGTTAAAGAACCTACTTTCCTTCGTGATTTTCCAGGGAAAGTAATCGCGCTGAGTGAAGCTGAAGTTAAACGTGTCGAAGCATTGAAGTTGCCAGGTGTGCTGGCTCTGCCGATTACGGAGAGATATCAAACAGATGGGATCGCGAATCATCTGATCGGCTATATTAGTCAAAATCCAGATTGGATCGCGAAGCATTACGCGGCTGAACTCAAAAGTGGTGAGATGAGTCGAAAAAGTTTAGTTGGCGCGTCAGGTTTGGAGCGCAGTTTTGATCGATTTTTGCAAGGGGTTGGACCGACAACGGTTTCGTATTTCGTGGATGGAAAAGGCAATCCGCTGAATGGGTTAAAGTCCCGCCTGATTCAACAAGATAATCAATTTTATCCGTTGTCATTAATTACAACGATTGATCGCGAGTTGCAACAAAAAGTAGAGCAATGGATGGAGGAGCAACAGATTGAACAAGGGGCGGCTGTCGTTCTCGACGCAAAAACGCGAGAGGTTTTAGCGATGACAAGTTTGCCTGCATTTCATCCTTCACAAATTGACTTAGAGCAGGGGAACTGGGTGAATCACGCTCTGAAACAAACAGCGCCGGGTTCGATCTTTAAGACGGTTTTAGCTGGAGCGTTGTTGGAAGAAGGATTGGTTACGCCTGAGGAGAAATTTCATTGCGAAGGGGAGTATGGTAAATACGGGTTTTCCTGCTGGAAAGATGGGGGCCATGGTCAACTCACGTTTTCTGAAGCGTACGCTGAGTCCTGCAACATTGCCTTTGCCGAGGCTACATCCCGCTTGTCCCCCGAAAAAATAGAGGAGTATTCTAAAAAAATGGGGTTAACGCAAGAAGTGGGATGGCAACAACAACCCTTTTATAAAATGGACTCATTTAAGCAGTTTTCTGGTGAAAATCGCGGTCAAATTTTTGCGTCGGGTACAGACAAAAATGACGAAGGGGTGTTGATTCAAACAGCGATTGGACAACGCGATACGCAAATGACACCGCTTCAGGCGGCCAACATGGTTGCGACGATTGTGAATGGCGGGCAGCTCGAAAGTGTTCGCGCGGTAAAAGAGATCCGATATAAAACGGGTTCTTTATTTCATTCTTTTGCGGCAAAGCAAATTGAAGGAGAGCGGATTGACTCTTATACAGCCTACCAGTTGCAAAAAATGATGGAAAGGGTTGTGCAAGAGGGAACAGGACAGGCTCTGCTTGACGCAAAATGGAAGCTTGGCGGGAAAACAGGCACAGCCCAAATCAACGAGGGGAAAAATAATCAATGGTTTATCGGTTATGGTCCTGTTGAGGACCCACAATATGTTGTGGCCGTAGTCGCTGAACGCGAGAAAAAGAACGCTTCCAATAAAGTTATCCCGATTTTCAAAAATATAATGGATGAACTTGCCGAAAATCGCGAACAGAAAAAAGAGGGATCCGAATAATCGATCCCTCTCTGAATCAAGTTAATCTTGTTGTTCGCGTGGTTTCCTATAAAACTCGTTGAACAGTTTCATTAACGCTCTTTTTTCAATTCTTGAAACATAAGATCTCGAAATGCCAAGTTCTTTTGCAATCTCACGTTGTGTTTTCTCTTCTTGTGTTTCCAATCCGAAGCGACCGATAATAACTTCTCTTTCTCGTTCATCAAGAATGTGAATATGTTGATATATTTTGCTCTTTTCAATTTGTAATTGCACTTGATCCAGCACATCGTTTATATCTGTTCCGAGTACATCGATTAAGCTTATTTCAATTAGATGCGCGGTTTATCTGTATGGGTTGGGTTATTGGGGAATTTTGGGGTAAAGCACCAATGTGAAGTGATCATTGCTCTGTTCTTTCTCTTTCGTATAAATTGCATAATTAAGGACAGATTTCAGGAGGTTGTTTTTATCCGCTGGATCATCCGAGTGATTGTAAAGCGCAAGAATTTGTTCAAAATTTGGAATGAAATCTTTTTTAACTTTTAGACGCTGCTTTTCAGCTTGCAAATCTTTTTTTGCCTCTGCAATGGCCGCGTTCGTATTTTCAATTCGTTTGGTAAGTTGTTTAGCTCTTTCTAGATACGTAGGTTCATCATAGATGCCCTTTTCTAAAAGGTCATGTAGGCGGTTTTTTTGGTTGTTTACTTCATCCAATTCACGTTCAAGCGTTCGCAGCGCCTTCTCTTTAATTTTAAATGTTTGATTTGGGTCATTTTGCTGATGATGTTCAATCCAGGTCGTCCAATCCGCTTTATAATCACGAAGCCAGTCTGTTAAAGCATGTATCAAACGTTGTTCTACATAGGTAAACCGACTGCTTTTCGTTGGGCATTGCGTATTGTAACAAATGAGGTGCGGTTGTTGTCTTGTATACGCGCGTAAGACCATCGCTCCATTGCAAAGACCACATTTGATTAAGCCGGCCAATGGGTTTGTTAGTCGATTGGTTACTTGATAAGGAACATGGTAGCGACGTTTTAGAATATTTTGCGCCTTCTGATATTGCTCCACAGAAATGAGCGGAGCATGTTTACCTTCGACATCAATCCATTCCTCTCGAGGTCTTGTTCTTGTTTCATATGCGACCCCTGGCTCGGTAGCCTTTACTGTCTCTCTTTTTTTCCATTGGATTCGACCGATATAAACAGCGTTTTTTATAATATTTAAGACAGCTGATGAGGTCCAACGTCTGCCTGTATAAGAGGTATGGCCTAACCGATTCAACTCGTTCGCAATTCGATTTCCTCCCATTCGAACGCGCGGATCGTCATGTGTGTACCAGTCGTAAATTAGTTTTACAATCGGGGCCTGATCAGGATGTGGAACAAGCGCGCGTTCTTTTTCCGTTTTATGGATGACATATCCATAAGGAGGATGGGCCCCAATGTAATTTCCATCTTTTACAGATTGAACTCGACCTCGTTGCATCCTTCGTGTAATTACTTTGAGTTCACGCCGCGCCATAAAGGCTTCAAATTCTGTGTATTCCTCATCCCATTCGTTATCTAGGTCGTAAACTTTGTTAGGGGTAATAATTTTTGTTTTCGATGTTTTGAAAGCGCGTAAGATCGTCCCTTGATCGATCATATCGCCGCGACCTAATCGATCAATATCCATGACTAACACTGCATCAAATAGTTGATCTTCCACCGCCCTAAGTAGCTTCATCGCTTCAGGTCGATCCATAATTCGTTCTCCCGACACAACTTCTTCAAAAATTTGTATCACTTGTAATTTCATTTGATTGGCAACTGAGATTAGTTGACGTCGGTGTTTTGTAAGCGTCTCGCCTTCCCCGCGCGCCTCAGCTTCTAGATCGGCTCTTGATTTACGTAAATAAATCGCGATTCGTTCCATCGTCACCCTCCTCTAAGATGTAGACTTGGCTAGACATTCCTTTAGTAGATATTATGATGAAAAGAAGATGACCATTCATGAGTTGACATAGCCAGTCTGTCTGAGAGCGATGCTTCGTTGTTCGTAGTCGAGATTGTCATTTATAAAACAATGATTGATGTTAGTTGAATTTTTTTATATTATCATAATTATAAAAGAAGGTGGTAAGGACGTTCTTCTTATAACGTGGCAAGCATACATTTTGTTTCAGAGGTGATAAATGCATGCGGGAACGGGAACAAAATTATGATGCCACATACCATGTTGGAAACACGAGGGTCTACGTTGTGGCCCCAACTGTCACAAACGAAGAGAAAAGCCGCGTCCTTGCTAACTTTCATCAAGCTGGTTGGAACATCCTTGAAAAACTACATCGGGAGGAAGCGAGGGAGTAGCGTTAGCATCGACAATAATTCTGTCAATTTAGAAAATAAAAAAGATTTGACATTTTCGTGAAGTTGATTATAATTACTTATAACATATTGAAAAAGTGAATAAGCTTTTTAACGTAATTTGGAGGAGCCTGTCACCAAGGCTCCTCTATGCGTTTTTTAGAAAGCTATTCCATTTTACTAAATAAAAGAGGGGAGGGATCATGTATGAAGCGCGCATAATGCGCTTATAACACCTCAGTTTTCGTTTCGTTGAAACCGCTACCAATCCCGTGTGTATAACCTTGCTCTGATTTATTCCGAAAATAATGTATAGGAGGTAATATGCTTTGGTAATAGAATTCATACTACAAATTTCGATTGTTTTACTTGCAACTAAAATTGCTGGTCATATAAGTGTTCGATTAGGGCAGCCGTCTGTATTAGGTAAAATTATCATTGGTATTATTATAGGACCGGCCTTGCTTGGTTGGATCCAAGATACACAAATTATCGCTGTGTTTAGTCAGATCGGTGTTCTTTTATTAATGTTCTTAGCAGGTTTGGAGACAGATTTAGATGATTTAAGTAAAAGCGCGAAGTCCGCTTTGTTAATCGCGCTTGGCGGTGTTATCCTGCCGATCGCTATGGGCTACGCGGGATCGCAAGTGTTCGGTTTTTCAACAGGCGCATCCATATTCATGGGATTGTTATTAGCGGCTACTTCAGTTAGTATATCGGTTCAAACGTTAAGAGAGCTCGGCTGGTTGAATACAAAGGAAGGTTCTGCATTACTAGGCGCTGCCGTATTGGATGATGTGATTGTTGTTATTCTAATTGCGGTTGCAATGGGCTTCTTTGGTGAAGGAGATGCCAATATTGGATGGCTTCTCGGACAGCAAGTCATATTCTTTGTTGTCATTTTTGCAGTTGCTAAATTGTTGTTGCCTAAATTTATTCAGTTATTTGCTAACTTCCAGGTAACGGAGGTTACTTTAAGCGCCGGACTCATTATCGCTTTTGCTTTTGCGTATTTTGGAGAAATGCTTGGAGTTGCGGGAATTATCGGTACATTCTTTGCGGGTATTGCTATCTCTACAACGAAATTCAAAAAGGAAATTGAACAGAAGACTGAACCGATTGCAAATGGAATTTTTGTTCCGTTCTTCTTTGTCAGCATCGGGTTGCCTGTTACATTTCAAGGAATCGGCAATCAAATAGGATTTTTAGTTATCTTTTCGGTGATCGCGTTAGTGTCCAAGTTTGTCGGCTGTGGTCTTGGCGCGAAGCTTTCAGGATTTAGCATGAGATCTTCCATGGGGATTGGCTCTGGGATGATATCAAGAGGTGAGGTTGCCCTAATCTTAGCGGCAATGGGATTAAGTAGTGGTTTAATACCTGCTGAATATTATACCTCAGTCATTATTGTAGTCATCTTGACGACATTAGTCACACCTCCATTGTTGAAAATCTTCTTTGGAACCCGAACTGAAGATGCGGACAGTGAAGTAGCTATGTAGTAAACGAAATCTCGTATAACCTGGTCAGATGAAATTAAACGAACAATCTAGGTGACTTTATAAATGAAAGGTAGATATTATATGCCAACATGCCAAAGTTGTAAAAGAAAGTGGACTTGGAAAGAAACAATAAAAACATCGCTAGCTTTAAAAGATAGTAGCATGAACTGTCCACATTGTAGTAAGCTACAATACTTAACGGCAAAATCAAAAAAAAGAAGCACCATGAGTATGTTTTTTATTATTGCTCCACTTGCTATATTTTTTAACGACTCACCTTTCATTGGCTTAGTAGCTTTAATTGTGACTTGTTTGTTGTTTATGGGAATTTGGCCGTTTTTAATTGAGTTGTCAAATAAAAAGGAATCGCTTCGTTCCAATTCTAAATCTTAATATTCGATCGTTGCCTTCGACGCCTGCGTCGGAGGTTTTTTTGTACATGTAAAGCGTTGATGTTTATTCATTACCTTC
This genomic window contains:
- a CDS encoding peptidoglycan D,D-transpeptidase FtsI family protein → MSKPIKNAIKRRIVLILFSFVLLWGGLISRLFWIQVVDVKQFSKHRINLIEEAVSQRKQAIVLHTGRGDIKDRDGVSLTGSEVVGVAVFPLVRGYLEEQKVSELAKMLSMDPNTLLKFMEKVKEPTFLRDFPGKVIALSEAEVKRVEALKLPGVLALPITERYQTDGIANHLIGYISQNPDWIAKHYAAELKSGEMSRKSLVGASGLERSFDRFLQGVGPTTVSYFVDGKGNPLNGLKSRLIQQDNQFYPLSLITTIDRELQQKVEQWMEEQQIEQGAAVVLDAKTREVLAMTSLPAFHPSQIDLEQGNWVNHALKQTAPGSIFKTVLAGALLEEGLVTPEEKFHCEGEYGKYGFSCWKDGGHGQLTFSEAYAESCNIAFAEATSRLSPEKIEEYSKKMGLTQEVGWQQQPFYKMDSFKQFSGENRGQIFASGTDKNDEGVLIQTAIGQRDTQMTPLQAANMVATIVNGGQLESVRAVKEIRYKTGSLFHSFAAKQIEGERIDSYTAYQLQKMMERVVQEGTGQALLDAKWKLGGKTGTAQINEGKNNQWFIGYGPVEDPQYVVAVVAEREKKNASNKVIPIFKNIMDELAENREQKKEGSE
- a CDS encoding TIGR04104 family putative zinc finger protein, with the translated sequence MKGRYYMPTCQSCKRKWTWKETIKTSLALKDSSMNCPHCSKLQYLTAKSKKRSTMSMFFIIAPLAIFFNDSPFIGLVALIVTCLLFMGIWPFLIELSNKKESLRSNSKS
- a CDS encoding cation:proton antiporter, whose protein sequence is MEFILQISIVLLATKIAGHISVRLGQPSVLGKIIIGIIIGPALLGWIQDTQIIAVFSQIGVLLLMFLAGLETDLDDLSKSAKSALLIALGGVILPIAMGYAGSQVFGFSTGASIFMGLLLAATSVSISVQTLRELGWLNTKEGSALLGAAVLDDVIVVILIAVAMGFFGEGDANIGWLLGQQVIFFVVIFAVAKLLLPKFIQLFANFQVTEVTLSAGLIIAFAFAYFGEMLGVAGIIGTFFAGIAISTTKFKKEIEQKTEPIANGIFVPFFFVSIGLPVTFQGIGNQIGFLVIFSVIALVSKFVGCGLGAKLSGFSMRSSMGIGSGMISRGEVALILAAMGLSSGLIPAEYYTSVIIVVILTTLVTPPLLKIFFGTRTEDADSEVAM
- a CDS encoding recombinase family protein gives rise to the protein MERIAIYLRKSRADLEAEARGEGETLTKHRRQLISVANQMKLQVIQIFEEVVSGERIMDRPEAMKLLRAVEDQLFDAVLVMDIDRLGRGDMIDQGTILRAFKTSKTKIITPNKVYDLDNEWDEEYTEFEAFMARRELKVITRRMQRGRVQSVKDGNYIGAHPPYGYVIHKTEKERALVPHPDQAPIVKLIYDWYTHDDPRVRMGGNRIANELNRLGHTSYTGRRWTSSAVLNIIKNAVYIGRIQWKKRETVKATEPGVAYETRTRPREEWIDVEGKHAPLISVEQYQKAQNILKRRYHVPYQVTNRLTNPLAGLIKCGLCNGAMVLRAYTRQQPHLICYNTQCPTKSSRFTYVEQRLIHALTDWLRDYKADWTTWIEHHQQNDPNQTFKIKEKALRTLERELDEVNNQKNRLHDLLEKGIYDEPTYLERAKQLTKRIENTNAAIAEAKKDLQAEKQRLKVKKDFIPNFEQILALYNHSDDPADKNNLLKSVLNYAIYTKEKEQSNDHFTLVLYPKIPQ
- a CDS encoding sigma-70 family RNA polymerase sigma factor produces the protein MQLQIEKSKIYQHIHILDEREREVIIGRFGLETQEEKTQREIAKELGISRSYVSRIEKRALMKLFNEFYRKPREQQD